From the Kogia breviceps isolate mKogBre1 chromosome 3, mKogBre1 haplotype 1, whole genome shotgun sequence genome, one window contains:
- the BMI1 gene encoding polycomb complex protein BMI-1 codes for MHRTTRIKITELNPHLMCVLCGGYFIDATTIIECLHSFCKTCIVRYLETSKYCPICDVQVHKTRPLLNIRSDKTLQDIVYKLVPGLFKNEMKRRRDFYAAHPSADAANGSNEDRGEVADEDKRIITDDEIISLSIEFFDQNRLDRKVNKDKEKSKEEVNDKRYLRCPAAMTVMHLRKFLRSKMDIPNTFQIDVMYEEEPLKDYYTLMDIAYIYTWRRNGPLPLKYRVRPTCKRMKISHQRDGLTNAGELESDSGSDKANSPAGGIPSTSSCLPSPGTPVQSPHPQFPHISSTMNGTSSSPSGNHQSSFANRPRKSSVNGSSATSSG; via the exons ATGCATCGAACAACCAGAATCAAGATCACTGAGCTAAATCCCCACCTAATGTGTGTGCTTTGTGGAGGGTACTTCATTGATGCCACAACCATAATAGAATGTCTACATTCCT tcTGTAAAACGTGTATTGTGCGTTACCTGGAGACCAGCAAGTATTGTCCTATCTGTGATGTCCAAGTGCACAAGACCAGACCACTACTGAATATAAg gtcAGATAAAACTCTTCAAGATATTGTATACAAATTAGTTCCAGGGCTTTTCAAAA aTGAAATGAAGAGAAGAAGAGATTTTTATGCAGCTCATCCTTCAGCTGATG cTGCCAATGGCTCTAATGAAGATAGAGGAGAAGTTGCAGATGAAGATAAGAGAATTATAACTGATGATGAAATAATAAGTTTATCCATTGAATTCTTCGACCAGAACAG ATTGGATCGGAAAGTAAATAAAGACAAGGAGAAATCTAAGGAGGAG GTGAATGATAAAAGATATTTACGATGCCCAGCAGCAATGACTGTGATGCACCTAAGAAAGTTTCTCAGAAGTAAAATGGACATACCTAATACTTTCCAG ATTGATGTCATGTATGAAGAGGAACCTTTAAAggattactatacactaatggaTATTGCCTACATTTATACCTGGAGAAGG AATGGTCCGCTTCCTTTGAAATACAGAGTTCGacctacttgtaaaagaatgaagatcAGTCATCAGAGAGACGGACTGACAAACGCGGGAGAACTGGAAAGTGACTCTGGGAGTGACAAGGCCAACAGCCCAGCAGGAGGTATTCCCTCCACCTCTTCTTGTTTGCCCAGCCCTGGCACTCCAGTCCAGTCTCctcatcctcagtttcctcacatttCCAGCACTATGAATGGAACCAGCAGCAGCCCCAGCGGTAACCACCAATCTTCCTTTGCCAATAGACCTCGAAAATCGTCAGTAAATGGGTCGTCAGCAACTTCATCTGGTTGA